The following nucleotide sequence is from Ignavibacteriales bacterium.
AGCTGATGACGCAATCACACTCGATACTACGGTTATGACGATTGATGATCAGGTTGATTTTATTGTTAAGAAAGTTATTGAGAAATTAGGATAAGATGAAGGTGACAGTTGACGAAAGCGCCGGTTTTTGTTGGGGCGTTATCAGAACGATAGACATTGCAGAGACAGAATTGAAATCATCGAGGAATGGTAAAAACCTTTACGTTCTCGGAGATATAATACATAATCCGATGGAGATTGAGCGGCTGAAGAAAGAAGGATTGCAAACGATCACCCACGACCAATTGCAAAATCTTCGCGGTGAAAAAGTTTTTATCAGGGCACACGGTGAACCGCCATCGACATTCGATACCGCGAAACAATTAGGAATCGATATTGTTGATGCCACTTGTCCCGTTGTGCGAAAAGTGCAAGAGAGAATCCGCAAGTTTTACGAAAGCGGATATCAGGTTGTAATTTACGGTAAAATCGATCATGCTGAAGTGATCGGATTGGTTGGGCAGACAAACGGTGAAGCAATTGTGATAAAATCTCTCGAAGAGATTGATAAAGTTGACATGAATAAGAAAACCGTTTTATTCTCTCAAACGACTATGGATAAGCAAACATTTTATCGTTTGAAAGAAGAATTTCAGAATAAGATCAAAGAATTGGTAGTTGATTCATTCGAACAACAAGCCATCGAGTTTCACGCTAAAGATACGATTTGCGGACAGGTTTTCGGAAGAGATAAAAAACTTCAGGAGTTTGCAAAGAAGAACGACATAATGATTTTTGTTGCCGGAAAAAGCAGTTCAAACGGTAAAGTCTTGTATAATATTTGCAAAGACGCGAATCCGAGAACTTATTTCGTAGAAAACGAACATCAGGTTTTACCGGATTGGTTCGATGGAATCGAATCTGTGGGTATAAGCGGTGCGACATCCACCCCGCAGTGGGTTATGCAACAAGTCAAACAAGAAATTGAAAAACGGTTTTGTGAAGTCAAAACAAAACAAACAGCATTATAATTAAGTCATCATTAAACAACTAAATAATAACCTTCAAAATCAATTTCACACATGAAACAGTTAGATGACTACTGTTCGGTGCGGGATATTTTGAGCAGTCTAATAAATGGTAGT
It contains:
- a CDS encoding 4-hydroxy-3-methylbut-2-enyl diphosphate reductase — encoded protein: MKVTVDESAGFCWGVIRTIDIAETELKSSRNGKNLYVLGDIIHNPMEIERLKKEGLQTITHDQLQNLRGEKVFIRAHGEPPSTFDTAKQLGIDIVDATCPVVRKVQERIRKFYESGYQVVIYGKIDHAEVIGLVGQTNGEAIVIKSLEEIDKVDMNKKTVLFSQTTMDKQTFYRLKEEFQNKIKELVVDSFEQQAIEFHAKDTICGQVFGRDKKLQEFAKKNDIMIFVAGKSSSNGKVLYNICKDANPRTYFVENEHQVLPDWFDGIESVGISGATSTPQWVMQQVKQEIEKRFCEVKTKQTAL